In the genome of Taeniopygia guttata chromosome 26, bTaeGut7.mat, whole genome shotgun sequence, one region contains:
- the LOC121471166 gene encoding polymeric immunoglobulin receptor-like isoform X3: MKRKFPVEEASQSKKSAKSPARREICEDCPEKGGLDMLLLLLSAALLPAPAASRLYSSSFMAGNLGGSITHQCFYPATPANKHGRKYWCKIAADGLCYTIISSSFTASEYQGRVALGDVPQNGTFTVTMTGLRSSDSGAYRCGIGSTNKGLYASLNLTVLADAAVSRPTQLIRGDLHGSVTVLCPSGNTQSHQKRFWCKVGRSSCALIASSDGFVGRRYQGRIVITPPESSGTFKVLINDLKEEDSGLYLCGTQGLRGQDNPQEVVLQVATASALPRRTKLLSGTVGGSLSFQCHHDPKGSYERKYLCRWRGGSCLVLLDDEGFVLESHRGRARMSSSQPGLGSSMVVLGQLREEDAGWYWCGASSGHTELTASLKLLIHKETCSSRDPGAATPGRATVPRPGAHGTARHSSTAHVMGTVPKDATMGTVPKDATMGTVTHGTTMGTVPKDTTMGTVPKGTSSLLLTATPGTSVTSPGDTFPESSSGEPQLLPVVLPALLLLICITITILTLAKIKLQKQRGGERSAMGSLEPTLVCAGPSPGKEERMEENLSPGEEEEFRMGSGK, from the exons ATGAAGAGAAAATTTCCAGTAGAAGAAGCATCACAATCGAAG AAATCAGCAAAATCCCCTGCCCGGCGTGAGATTTGTGAGGATTGCCCCGAGAAGGGAGGGCtggacatgctgctgctgctcctttcagcagctctgctgccag CGCCCGCTGCCAGCCGCCTGTACAGCTCCAGCTTCATGGCAGGAAACCTCGGAGGCTCCATCACCCACCAGTGCTTCTACCCCGCCACGCCGGCCAACAAACACGGGCGGAAATATTGGTGCAAAATCGCAGCAGACGGGCTCTGCTACACCATCATCTCCAGCAGCTTCACCGCCAGCGAGTACCAGGGcagggtggccctgggggaTGTCCCCCAGAACGGGACCTTCACGGTGACAATGacagggctgaggagcagcGACTCGGGCGCCTACAGGTGTGGCATCGGCAGCACCAACAAAGGGCTCTACGCCAGCCTCAACCTGACTGTTTTGGCAG ATGCCGCGGTGTCAAGGCCAACCCAGCTCATCCGAGGGGATCTCCACGGCTCTGTCACAGTCCTGTGCCCCTCTGGGAACACCCAAAGTCACCAGAAGAGGTTCTGGTGCAAAGTGGGCAGAAGCAGCTGCGCTCTCATCGCCAGCTCTGACGGCTTTGTGGGCAGGAGGTACCAAGGACGGATCGTTATCACCCCTCCAGAGAGCTCTGGAACTTTCAAAGTCCTGATAAATGACTTAAAGGAGGAAGATTCGGGGCTGTATCTGTGTGGGACGCAAGGACTGAGGGGTCAGGACAACCCACAGGAGGTGGTTCTGCAGGTGGCCACAG CCTCCGCCCTTCCCAGGAGAACCAAACTCCTCAGCGGCACAGTCGGGGGCTCGCTGTCCTTCCAGTGCCACCACGACCCCAAGGGGAGCTACGAGAGGAAATACCTGTGCaggtggaggggagggagctgcctggtgctgctggacgACGAGGGATTCGTGCTGGAGTCCCACCGAGGGCGGGCACGGATGTccagcagccagcccgggcTTGGCAGCTCCATGgtggtgctggggcagctgagggagGAGGATGCAGGCTGGTACTGGTGTGGGGCCAGCAGTGGGCACACAGAGCTCACGGCCTCCCTGAAGCTGCTCATCCACAAGG AAACCTGCTCCTCACGGGACCCAGGAGCTGCTACTCCTGGGAGAGCCACGGTGCCACGTCCTGGTGCTCACggcacagccaggcacagcagcacgGCACACGTGATGGGCACTGTCCCCAAGGATGCCACCATGGGCACTGTCCCCAAGGATGCCACCATGGGCACTGTCACCCATGGCACCACCATGGGCACTGTCCCCAAGGACACCACCATGGGCACTGTCCCCAAGGgcaccagctccctgctgctcacTGCCACCCCTGGCACCTCTGTGACCTCCCCAGGTGACACCTTTCCGGAGAG CTCCTCAGGTGaaccacagctgctcccagttgTGTTACCAGCTCTGCTTTTGCTGATTTGCATCACCATCACCATCCTCACCCTGGCCAAAATCAAGCTTCAAAAGCAAAGAG gaggagaaagaagcgCCATGGGGAGCCTGGAGCCAACTTTGGTCTGTGCTGGGCCGAGCcctggaaaggaggaaaggatgGAGGAGAACCTGAGcccaggagaggaggaggaattcAGGATGGGCTCTGGCAAAT GA
- the LOC121471166 gene encoding polymeric immunoglobulin receptor-like isoform X6, whose protein sequence is MKRKFPVEEASQSKKSAKSPARREICEDCPEKGGLDMLLLLLSAALLPAPAASRLYSSSFMAGNLGGSITHQCFYPATPANKHGRKYWCKIAADGLCYTIISSSFTASEYQGRVALGDVPQNGTFTVTMTGLRSSDSGAYRCGIGSTNKGLYASLNLTVLADAAVSRPTQLIRGDLHGSVTVLCPSGNTQSHQKRFWCKVGRSSCALIASSDGFVGRRYQGRIVITPPESSGTFKVLINDLKEEDSGLYLCGTQGLRGQDNPQEVVLQVATASALPRRTKLLSGTVGGSLSFQCHHDPKGSYERKYLCRWRGGSCLVLLDDEGFVLESHRGRARMSSSQPGLGSSMVVLGQLREEDAGWYWCGASSGHTELTASLKLLIHKETCSSRDPGAATPGRATVPRPGAHGTARHSSTAHVMGTVPKDATMGTVPKDATMGTVTHGTTMGTVPKDTTMGTVPKGTSSLLLTATPGTSVTSPGDTFPERRRKKRHGEPGANFGLCWAEPWKGGKDGGEPEPRRGGGIQDGLWQM, encoded by the exons ATGAAGAGAAAATTTCCAGTAGAAGAAGCATCACAATCGAAG AAATCAGCAAAATCCCCTGCCCGGCGTGAGATTTGTGAGGATTGCCCCGAGAAGGGAGGGCtggacatgctgctgctgctcctttcagcagctctgctgccag CGCCCGCTGCCAGCCGCCTGTACAGCTCCAGCTTCATGGCAGGAAACCTCGGAGGCTCCATCACCCACCAGTGCTTCTACCCCGCCACGCCGGCCAACAAACACGGGCGGAAATATTGGTGCAAAATCGCAGCAGACGGGCTCTGCTACACCATCATCTCCAGCAGCTTCACCGCCAGCGAGTACCAGGGcagggtggccctgggggaTGTCCCCCAGAACGGGACCTTCACGGTGACAATGacagggctgaggagcagcGACTCGGGCGCCTACAGGTGTGGCATCGGCAGCACCAACAAAGGGCTCTACGCCAGCCTCAACCTGACTGTTTTGGCAG ATGCCGCGGTGTCAAGGCCAACCCAGCTCATCCGAGGGGATCTCCACGGCTCTGTCACAGTCCTGTGCCCCTCTGGGAACACCCAAAGTCACCAGAAGAGGTTCTGGTGCAAAGTGGGCAGAAGCAGCTGCGCTCTCATCGCCAGCTCTGACGGCTTTGTGGGCAGGAGGTACCAAGGACGGATCGTTATCACCCCTCCAGAGAGCTCTGGAACTTTCAAAGTCCTGATAAATGACTTAAAGGAGGAAGATTCGGGGCTGTATCTGTGTGGGACGCAAGGACTGAGGGGTCAGGACAACCCACAGGAGGTGGTTCTGCAGGTGGCCACAG CCTCCGCCCTTCCCAGGAGAACCAAACTCCTCAGCGGCACAGTCGGGGGCTCGCTGTCCTTCCAGTGCCACCACGACCCCAAGGGGAGCTACGAGAGGAAATACCTGTGCaggtggaggggagggagctgcctggtgctgctggacgACGAGGGATTCGTGCTGGAGTCCCACCGAGGGCGGGCACGGATGTccagcagccagcccgggcTTGGCAGCTCCATGgtggtgctggggcagctgagggagGAGGATGCAGGCTGGTACTGGTGTGGGGCCAGCAGTGGGCACACAGAGCTCACGGCCTCCCTGAAGCTGCTCATCCACAAGG AAACCTGCTCCTCACGGGACCCAGGAGCTGCTACTCCTGGGAGAGCCACGGTGCCACGTCCTGGTGCTCACggcacagccaggcacagcagcacgGCACACGTGATGGGCACTGTCCCCAAGGATGCCACCATGGGCACTGTCCCCAAGGATGCCACCATGGGCACTGTCACCCATGGCACCACCATGGGCACTGTCCCCAAGGACACCACCATGGGCACTGTCCCCAAGGgcaccagctccctgctgctcacTGCCACCCCTGGCACCTCTGTGACCTCCCCAGGTGACACCTTTCCGGAGAG gaggagaaagaagcgCCATGGGGAGCCTGGAGCCAACTTTGGTCTGTGCTGGGCCGAGCcctggaaaggaggaaaggatgGAGGAGAACCTGAGcccaggagaggaggaggaattcAGGATGGGCTCTGGCAAATGTAG
- the LOC121471166 gene encoding polymeric immunoglobulin receptor-like isoform X4, translating to MKRKFPVEEASQSKKSAKSPARREICEDCPEKGGLDMLLLLLSAALLPAPAASRLYSSSFMAGNLGGSITHQCFYPATPANKHGRKYWCKIAADGLCYTIISSSFTASEYQGRVALGDVPQNGTFTVTMTGLRSSDSGAYRCGIGSTNKGLYASLNLTVLADAAVSRPTQLIRGDLHGSVTVLCPSGNTQSHQKRFWCKVGRSSCALIASSDGFVGRRYQGRIVITPPESSGTFKVLINDLKEEDSGLYLCGTQGLRGQDNPQEVVLQVATASALPRRTKLLSGTVGGSLSFQCHHDPKGSYERKYLCRWRGGSCLVLLDDEGFVLESHRGRARMSSSQPGLGSSMVVLGQLREEDAGWYWCGASSGHTELTASLKLLIHKETCSSRDPGAATPGRATVPRPGAHGTARHSSTAHVMGTVPKDATMGTVPKDATMGTVTHGTTMGTVPKDTTMGTVPKGTSSLLLTATPGTSVTSPGDTFPERRRKKRHGEPGANFGLCWAEPWKGGKDGGEPEPRRGGGIQDGLWQMTISAILGNIRMTGFYLPYGEKLLFQVPDAELGQNLL from the exons ATGAAGAGAAAATTTCCAGTAGAAGAAGCATCACAATCGAAG AAATCAGCAAAATCCCCTGCCCGGCGTGAGATTTGTGAGGATTGCCCCGAGAAGGGAGGGCtggacatgctgctgctgctcctttcagcagctctgctgccag CGCCCGCTGCCAGCCGCCTGTACAGCTCCAGCTTCATGGCAGGAAACCTCGGAGGCTCCATCACCCACCAGTGCTTCTACCCCGCCACGCCGGCCAACAAACACGGGCGGAAATATTGGTGCAAAATCGCAGCAGACGGGCTCTGCTACACCATCATCTCCAGCAGCTTCACCGCCAGCGAGTACCAGGGcagggtggccctgggggaTGTCCCCCAGAACGGGACCTTCACGGTGACAATGacagggctgaggagcagcGACTCGGGCGCCTACAGGTGTGGCATCGGCAGCACCAACAAAGGGCTCTACGCCAGCCTCAACCTGACTGTTTTGGCAG ATGCCGCGGTGTCAAGGCCAACCCAGCTCATCCGAGGGGATCTCCACGGCTCTGTCACAGTCCTGTGCCCCTCTGGGAACACCCAAAGTCACCAGAAGAGGTTCTGGTGCAAAGTGGGCAGAAGCAGCTGCGCTCTCATCGCCAGCTCTGACGGCTTTGTGGGCAGGAGGTACCAAGGACGGATCGTTATCACCCCTCCAGAGAGCTCTGGAACTTTCAAAGTCCTGATAAATGACTTAAAGGAGGAAGATTCGGGGCTGTATCTGTGTGGGACGCAAGGACTGAGGGGTCAGGACAACCCACAGGAGGTGGTTCTGCAGGTGGCCACAG CCTCCGCCCTTCCCAGGAGAACCAAACTCCTCAGCGGCACAGTCGGGGGCTCGCTGTCCTTCCAGTGCCACCACGACCCCAAGGGGAGCTACGAGAGGAAATACCTGTGCaggtggaggggagggagctgcctggtgctgctggacgACGAGGGATTCGTGCTGGAGTCCCACCGAGGGCGGGCACGGATGTccagcagccagcccgggcTTGGCAGCTCCATGgtggtgctggggcagctgagggagGAGGATGCAGGCTGGTACTGGTGTGGGGCCAGCAGTGGGCACACAGAGCTCACGGCCTCCCTGAAGCTGCTCATCCACAAGG AAACCTGCTCCTCACGGGACCCAGGAGCTGCTACTCCTGGGAGAGCCACGGTGCCACGTCCTGGTGCTCACggcacagccaggcacagcagcacgGCACACGTGATGGGCACTGTCCCCAAGGATGCCACCATGGGCACTGTCCCCAAGGATGCCACCATGGGCACTGTCACCCATGGCACCACCATGGGCACTGTCCCCAAGGACACCACCATGGGCACTGTCCCCAAGGgcaccagctccctgctgctcacTGCCACCCCTGGCACCTCTGTGACCTCCCCAGGTGACACCTTTCCGGAGAG gaggagaaagaagcgCCATGGGGAGCCTGGAGCCAACTTTGGTCTGTGCTGGGCCGAGCcctggaaaggaggaaaggatgGAGGAGAACCTGAGcccaggagaggaggaggaattcAGGATGGGCTCTGGCAAAT GACAATCTCTGCTATCCTTGGAAATATCAGGATGACCGGCTTCTAT TTACCCTATggggaaaaattacttttccagGTGCCTGATGCAGAGTTGGGCCAGAACCTTCTGTGA
- the LOC121471166 gene encoding polymeric immunoglobulin receptor-like isoform X5: MKRKFPVEEASQSKKSAKSPARREICEDCPEKGGLDMLLLLLSAALLPAPAASRLYSSSFMAGNLGGSITHQCFYPATPANKHGRKYWCKIAADGLCYTIISSSFTASEYQGRVALGDVPQNGTFTVTMTGLRSSDSGAYRCGIGSTNKGLYASLNLTVLADAAVSRPTQLIRGDLHGSVTVLCPSGNTQSHQKRFWCKVGRSSCALIASSDGFVGRRYQGRIVITPPESSGTFKVLINDLKEEDSGLYLCGTQGLRGQDNPQEVVLQVATASALPRRTKLLSGTVGGSLSFQCHHDPKGSYERKYLCRWRGGSCLVLLDDEGFVLESHRGRARMSSSQPGLGSSMVVLGQLREEDAGWYWCGASSGHTELTASLKLLIHKETCSSRDPGAATPGRATVPRPGAHGTARHSSTAHVMGTVPKDATMGTVPKDATMGTVTHGTTMGTVPKDTTMGTVPKGTSSLLLTATPGTSVTSPGDTFPERRRKKRHGEPGANFGLCWAEPWKGGKDGGEPEPRRGGGIQDGLWQMTISAILGNIRMTGFYVPDAELGQNLL; encoded by the exons ATGAAGAGAAAATTTCCAGTAGAAGAAGCATCACAATCGAAG AAATCAGCAAAATCCCCTGCCCGGCGTGAGATTTGTGAGGATTGCCCCGAGAAGGGAGGGCtggacatgctgctgctgctcctttcagcagctctgctgccag CGCCCGCTGCCAGCCGCCTGTACAGCTCCAGCTTCATGGCAGGAAACCTCGGAGGCTCCATCACCCACCAGTGCTTCTACCCCGCCACGCCGGCCAACAAACACGGGCGGAAATATTGGTGCAAAATCGCAGCAGACGGGCTCTGCTACACCATCATCTCCAGCAGCTTCACCGCCAGCGAGTACCAGGGcagggtggccctgggggaTGTCCCCCAGAACGGGACCTTCACGGTGACAATGacagggctgaggagcagcGACTCGGGCGCCTACAGGTGTGGCATCGGCAGCACCAACAAAGGGCTCTACGCCAGCCTCAACCTGACTGTTTTGGCAG ATGCCGCGGTGTCAAGGCCAACCCAGCTCATCCGAGGGGATCTCCACGGCTCTGTCACAGTCCTGTGCCCCTCTGGGAACACCCAAAGTCACCAGAAGAGGTTCTGGTGCAAAGTGGGCAGAAGCAGCTGCGCTCTCATCGCCAGCTCTGACGGCTTTGTGGGCAGGAGGTACCAAGGACGGATCGTTATCACCCCTCCAGAGAGCTCTGGAACTTTCAAAGTCCTGATAAATGACTTAAAGGAGGAAGATTCGGGGCTGTATCTGTGTGGGACGCAAGGACTGAGGGGTCAGGACAACCCACAGGAGGTGGTTCTGCAGGTGGCCACAG CCTCCGCCCTTCCCAGGAGAACCAAACTCCTCAGCGGCACAGTCGGGGGCTCGCTGTCCTTCCAGTGCCACCACGACCCCAAGGGGAGCTACGAGAGGAAATACCTGTGCaggtggaggggagggagctgcctggtgctgctggacgACGAGGGATTCGTGCTGGAGTCCCACCGAGGGCGGGCACGGATGTccagcagccagcccgggcTTGGCAGCTCCATGgtggtgctggggcagctgagggagGAGGATGCAGGCTGGTACTGGTGTGGGGCCAGCAGTGGGCACACAGAGCTCACGGCCTCCCTGAAGCTGCTCATCCACAAGG AAACCTGCTCCTCACGGGACCCAGGAGCTGCTACTCCTGGGAGAGCCACGGTGCCACGTCCTGGTGCTCACggcacagccaggcacagcagcacgGCACACGTGATGGGCACTGTCCCCAAGGATGCCACCATGGGCACTGTCCCCAAGGATGCCACCATGGGCACTGTCACCCATGGCACCACCATGGGCACTGTCCCCAAGGACACCACCATGGGCACTGTCCCCAAGGgcaccagctccctgctgctcacTGCCACCCCTGGCACCTCTGTGACCTCCCCAGGTGACACCTTTCCGGAGAG gaggagaaagaagcgCCATGGGGAGCCTGGAGCCAACTTTGGTCTGTGCTGGGCCGAGCcctggaaaggaggaaaggatgGAGGAGAACCTGAGcccaggagaggaggaggaattcAGGATGGGCTCTGGCAAAT GACAATCTCTGCTATCCTTGGAAATATCAGGATGACCGGCTTCTAT GTGCCTGATGCAGAGTTGGGCCAGAACCTTCTGTGA
- the LOC121471166 gene encoding polymeric immunoglobulin receptor-like isoform X2 has product MKRKFPVEEASQSKKSAKSPARREICEDCPEKGGLDMLLLLLSAALLPAPAASRLYSSSFMAGNLGGSITHQCFYPATPANKHGRKYWCKIAADGLCYTIISSSFTASEYQGRVALGDVPQNGTFTVTMTGLRSSDSGAYRCGIGSTNKGLYASLNLTVLADAAVSRPTQLIRGDLHGSVTVLCPSGNTQSHQKRFWCKVGRSSCALIASSDGFVGRRYQGRIVITPPESSGTFKVLINDLKEEDSGLYLCGTQGLRGQDNPQEVVLQVATASALPRRTKLLSGTVGGSLSFQCHHDPKGSYERKYLCRWRGGSCLVLLDDEGFVLESHRGRARMSSSQPGLGSSMVVLGQLREEDAGWYWCGASSGHTELTASLKLLIHKETCSSRDPGAATPGRATVPRPGAHGTARHSSTAHVMGTVPKDATMGTVPKDATMGTVTHGTTMGTVPKDTTMGTVPKGTSSLLLTATPGTSVTSPGDTFPESSSGEPQLLPVVLPALLLLICITITILTLAKIKLQKQRGGERSAMGSLEPTLVCAGPSPGKEERMEENLSPGEEEEFRMGSGKCRTISAILGNIRMTGFYVPDAELGQNLL; this is encoded by the exons ATGAAGAGAAAATTTCCAGTAGAAGAAGCATCACAATCGAAG AAATCAGCAAAATCCCCTGCCCGGCGTGAGATTTGTGAGGATTGCCCCGAGAAGGGAGGGCtggacatgctgctgctgctcctttcagcagctctgctgccag CGCCCGCTGCCAGCCGCCTGTACAGCTCCAGCTTCATGGCAGGAAACCTCGGAGGCTCCATCACCCACCAGTGCTTCTACCCCGCCACGCCGGCCAACAAACACGGGCGGAAATATTGGTGCAAAATCGCAGCAGACGGGCTCTGCTACACCATCATCTCCAGCAGCTTCACCGCCAGCGAGTACCAGGGcagggtggccctgggggaTGTCCCCCAGAACGGGACCTTCACGGTGACAATGacagggctgaggagcagcGACTCGGGCGCCTACAGGTGTGGCATCGGCAGCACCAACAAAGGGCTCTACGCCAGCCTCAACCTGACTGTTTTGGCAG ATGCCGCGGTGTCAAGGCCAACCCAGCTCATCCGAGGGGATCTCCACGGCTCTGTCACAGTCCTGTGCCCCTCTGGGAACACCCAAAGTCACCAGAAGAGGTTCTGGTGCAAAGTGGGCAGAAGCAGCTGCGCTCTCATCGCCAGCTCTGACGGCTTTGTGGGCAGGAGGTACCAAGGACGGATCGTTATCACCCCTCCAGAGAGCTCTGGAACTTTCAAAGTCCTGATAAATGACTTAAAGGAGGAAGATTCGGGGCTGTATCTGTGTGGGACGCAAGGACTGAGGGGTCAGGACAACCCACAGGAGGTGGTTCTGCAGGTGGCCACAG CCTCCGCCCTTCCCAGGAGAACCAAACTCCTCAGCGGCACAGTCGGGGGCTCGCTGTCCTTCCAGTGCCACCACGACCCCAAGGGGAGCTACGAGAGGAAATACCTGTGCaggtggaggggagggagctgcctggtgctgctggacgACGAGGGATTCGTGCTGGAGTCCCACCGAGGGCGGGCACGGATGTccagcagccagcccgggcTTGGCAGCTCCATGgtggtgctggggcagctgagggagGAGGATGCAGGCTGGTACTGGTGTGGGGCCAGCAGTGGGCACACAGAGCTCACGGCCTCCCTGAAGCTGCTCATCCACAAGG AAACCTGCTCCTCACGGGACCCAGGAGCTGCTACTCCTGGGAGAGCCACGGTGCCACGTCCTGGTGCTCACggcacagccaggcacagcagcacgGCACACGTGATGGGCACTGTCCCCAAGGATGCCACCATGGGCACTGTCCCCAAGGATGCCACCATGGGCACTGTCACCCATGGCACCACCATGGGCACTGTCCCCAAGGACACCACCATGGGCACTGTCCCCAAGGgcaccagctccctgctgctcacTGCCACCCCTGGCACCTCTGTGACCTCCCCAGGTGACACCTTTCCGGAGAG CTCCTCAGGTGaaccacagctgctcccagttgTGTTACCAGCTCTGCTTTTGCTGATTTGCATCACCATCACCATCCTCACCCTGGCCAAAATCAAGCTTCAAAAGCAAAGAG gaggagaaagaagcgCCATGGGGAGCCTGGAGCCAACTTTGGTCTGTGCTGGGCCGAGCcctggaaaggaggaaaggatgGAGGAGAACCTGAGcccaggagaggaggaggaattcAGGATGGGCTCTGGCAAATGTAG GACAATCTCTGCTATCCTTGGAAATATCAGGATGACCGGCTTCTAT GTGCCTGATGCAGAGTTGGGCCAGAACCTTCTGTGA
- the LOC121471166 gene encoding polymeric immunoglobulin receptor-like isoform X1: MKRKFPVEEASQSKKSAKSPARREICEDCPEKGGLDMLLLLLSAALLPAPAASRLYSSSFMAGNLGGSITHQCFYPATPANKHGRKYWCKIAADGLCYTIISSSFTASEYQGRVALGDVPQNGTFTVTMTGLRSSDSGAYRCGIGSTNKGLYASLNLTVLADAAVSRPTQLIRGDLHGSVTVLCPSGNTQSHQKRFWCKVGRSSCALIASSDGFVGRRYQGRIVITPPESSGTFKVLINDLKEEDSGLYLCGTQGLRGQDNPQEVVLQVATASALPRRTKLLSGTVGGSLSFQCHHDPKGSYERKYLCRWRGGSCLVLLDDEGFVLESHRGRARMSSSQPGLGSSMVVLGQLREEDAGWYWCGASSGHTELTASLKLLIHKETCSSRDPGAATPGRATVPRPGAHGTARHSSTAHVMGTVPKDATMGTVPKDATMGTVTHGTTMGTVPKDTTMGTVPKGTSSLLLTATPGTSVTSPGDTFPESSSGEPQLLPVVLPALLLLICITITILTLAKIKLQKQRGGERSAMGSLEPTLVCAGPSPGKEERMEENLSPGEEEEFRMGSGKCRTISAILGNIRMTGFYLPYGEKLLFQVPDAELGQNLL, from the exons ATGAAGAGAAAATTTCCAGTAGAAGAAGCATCACAATCGAAG AAATCAGCAAAATCCCCTGCCCGGCGTGAGATTTGTGAGGATTGCCCCGAGAAGGGAGGGCtggacatgctgctgctgctcctttcagcagctctgctgccag CGCCCGCTGCCAGCCGCCTGTACAGCTCCAGCTTCATGGCAGGAAACCTCGGAGGCTCCATCACCCACCAGTGCTTCTACCCCGCCACGCCGGCCAACAAACACGGGCGGAAATATTGGTGCAAAATCGCAGCAGACGGGCTCTGCTACACCATCATCTCCAGCAGCTTCACCGCCAGCGAGTACCAGGGcagggtggccctgggggaTGTCCCCCAGAACGGGACCTTCACGGTGACAATGacagggctgaggagcagcGACTCGGGCGCCTACAGGTGTGGCATCGGCAGCACCAACAAAGGGCTCTACGCCAGCCTCAACCTGACTGTTTTGGCAG ATGCCGCGGTGTCAAGGCCAACCCAGCTCATCCGAGGGGATCTCCACGGCTCTGTCACAGTCCTGTGCCCCTCTGGGAACACCCAAAGTCACCAGAAGAGGTTCTGGTGCAAAGTGGGCAGAAGCAGCTGCGCTCTCATCGCCAGCTCTGACGGCTTTGTGGGCAGGAGGTACCAAGGACGGATCGTTATCACCCCTCCAGAGAGCTCTGGAACTTTCAAAGTCCTGATAAATGACTTAAAGGAGGAAGATTCGGGGCTGTATCTGTGTGGGACGCAAGGACTGAGGGGTCAGGACAACCCACAGGAGGTGGTTCTGCAGGTGGCCACAG CCTCCGCCCTTCCCAGGAGAACCAAACTCCTCAGCGGCACAGTCGGGGGCTCGCTGTCCTTCCAGTGCCACCACGACCCCAAGGGGAGCTACGAGAGGAAATACCTGTGCaggtggaggggagggagctgcctggtgctgctggacgACGAGGGATTCGTGCTGGAGTCCCACCGAGGGCGGGCACGGATGTccagcagccagcccgggcTTGGCAGCTCCATGgtggtgctggggcagctgagggagGAGGATGCAGGCTGGTACTGGTGTGGGGCCAGCAGTGGGCACACAGAGCTCACGGCCTCCCTGAAGCTGCTCATCCACAAGG AAACCTGCTCCTCACGGGACCCAGGAGCTGCTACTCCTGGGAGAGCCACGGTGCCACGTCCTGGTGCTCACggcacagccaggcacagcagcacgGCACACGTGATGGGCACTGTCCCCAAGGATGCCACCATGGGCACTGTCCCCAAGGATGCCACCATGGGCACTGTCACCCATGGCACCACCATGGGCACTGTCCCCAAGGACACCACCATGGGCACTGTCCCCAAGGgcaccagctccctgctgctcacTGCCACCCCTGGCACCTCTGTGACCTCCCCAGGTGACACCTTTCCGGAGAG CTCCTCAGGTGaaccacagctgctcccagttgTGTTACCAGCTCTGCTTTTGCTGATTTGCATCACCATCACCATCCTCACCCTGGCCAAAATCAAGCTTCAAAAGCAAAGAG gaggagaaagaagcgCCATGGGGAGCCTGGAGCCAACTTTGGTCTGTGCTGGGCCGAGCcctggaaaggaggaaaggatgGAGGAGAACCTGAGcccaggagaggaggaggaattcAGGATGGGCTCTGGCAAATGTAG GACAATCTCTGCTATCCTTGGAAATATCAGGATGACCGGCTTCTAT TTACCCTATggggaaaaattacttttccagGTGCCTGATGCAGAGTTGGGCCAGAACCTTCTGTGA